From one Candidatus Dadabacteria bacterium genomic stretch:
- a CDS encoding ATP synthase F0 subunit B: MFEIELFAAAPGAPVAGFNWVYVGKHAFNLTVLVVGLYFILRKPVVSFMRSRKRGMAERIEESGRKLEEAKKLFEEWSARLDGLEAEAGALRSSIAEQAEAERQNILLRAGREKEAILKDAADGIDAAAERARESIVNEAASAAMRIAESRLRESGAAADIDGFETAAGEGKWLRSQN, translated from the coding sequence GTGTTTGAGATAGAACTTTTCGCCGCCGCGCCGGGAGCGCCCGTTGCCGGTTTCAACTGGGTGTATGTCGGCAAGCATGCGTTTAATCTCACGGTGCTGGTGGTCGGGCTGTATTTCATTTTGAGAAAGCCCGTTGTTTCGTTCATGCGGTCGCGCAAGCGCGGCATGGCGGAAAGGATTGAGGAGTCCGGCAGGAAACTTGAGGAGGCGAAAAAGTTGTTTGAGGAGTGGTCCGCCCGGCTGGACGGGCTGGAAGCCGAGGCGGGGGCTCTGCGTTCTTCAATAGCCGAGCAGGCGGAGGCAGAGAGGCAAAACATACTGCTTCGCGCCGGGCGGGAGAAAGAGGCGATACTGAAAGATGCGGCGGACGGCATTGACGCGGCCGCCGAGAGGGCGAGGGAGTCCATAGTGAACGAGGCGGCTTCGGCGGCGATGCGCATCGCCGAGAGCAGGCTGCGGGAAAGCGGCGCGGCGGCGGACATAGACGGATTTGAGACGGCGGCGGGGGAGGGCAAATGGCTTCGGTCGCAAAACTGA
- a CDS encoding F0F1 ATP synthase subunit delta, whose protein sequence is MASVAKLKDLTAALMAHCEADGSAPECARGLEMFFENVEASPDLRKAVRSPVVTPGEKTAVVRDLCAARGVPAAAVNFLAAAAEFGRLGELLKRRETVLEKLRSAGGVARATVTLARAASPEEESRIRGAVGRLAGAGGAQVEFVEDSEIIGGIVVRVGNSVYDDSVKLHLERVRAALSK, encoded by the coding sequence ATGGCTTCGGTCGCAAAACTGAAAGACCTCACCGCCGCGCTCATGGCGCATTGCGAAGCGGACGGCTCCGCCCCCGAATGCGCGCGCGGGCTTGAGATGTTTTTTGAGAATGTTGAGGCGAGCCCGGACCTCAGAAAGGCCGTCCGGAGTCCGGTGGTAACACCGGGGGAAAAGACGGCGGTTGTGCGCGACCTTTGCGCCGCGCGGGGCGTTCCCGCCGCCGCGGTCAACTTTCTTGCGGCGGCGGCGGAGTTCGGCAGGCTGGGAGAGTTGCTGAAACGCCGCGAGACGGTTCTGGAAAAATTGCGCTCCGCAGGGGGCGTGGCGCGCGCCACCGTTACGCTCGCCCGCGCCGCAAGCCCGGAGGAGGAGAGCAGAATCAGGGGTGCGGTGGGGCGTCTTGCGGGTGCGGGGGGCGCTCAGGTTGAGTTTGTGGAGGATTCGGAGATAATAGGCGGAATTGTGGTGAGGGTTGGAAACAGCGTTTACGATGACAGTGTGAAACTGCATCTGGAGAGGGTGCGCGCCGCCCTTTCAAAATAG
- the atpA gene encoding F0F1 ATP synthase subunit alpha, with protein MREQIKIDDVGEILKKRISGYEHKFETSEVGTVISVGDGIAKVYGLDNSMAGELVEFPGGTRGLVLNLEEDNVGVAIFGEERGISQGDVVKRTGSIAQIPVGEAALGRVVNSLGMPVDGKGPIEAAEMRNLEVKAPGVVFRKSVNEPLQTGIKAIDSMIPIGRGQRELILGDRQTGKTAIAVDTIINQKGGDVYCIYVAIGQKKSNVAQVVDKLREHGAMDYTTVVTASASEQAPFQFIAPYAGCALGEYFRDGGKHALVIYDDLTKHAWAYRQLSLLLKRPPGREAYPGDVFYLHSRLLERAAKLRDEDGGGSLTALPIIETQAGDVSAYIPTNVISITDGQIYLESNLFYSGVRPAINVGLSVSRVGGSAQIKAMKKVAGTLRLELAQYREVEAFSQFASDLDKITRDQLARGERLVEILKQDQFVPLPVERQVLSIFAITGGYLDEHPVSAAAAYEKELFTFFEAKHKGILDEIRDKKEITADVEERVKAALEELKSRTADLAQN; from the coding sequence GTGCGGGAACAGATAAAAATTGATGATGTAGGCGAGATACTTAAAAAGAGGATAAGCGGCTACGAGCACAAGTTTGAGACCTCGGAGGTGGGAACGGTCATCTCGGTGGGAGACGGCATCGCCAAGGTTTACGGGCTTGACAACTCCATGGCGGGCGAACTTGTGGAGTTTCCGGGCGGCACGCGGGGGCTGGTTCTCAACCTTGAGGAAGACAATGTCGGGGTGGCAATCTTCGGGGAGGAAAGGGGGATAAGCCAGGGCGATGTGGTTAAACGCACCGGAAGCATCGCGCAGATTCCCGTGGGGGAGGCAGCGCTTGGAAGGGTGGTGAACTCTCTGGGAATGCCCGTGGACGGCAAGGGGCCCATAGAGGCGGCGGAGATGAGAAACCTTGAGGTAAAAGCCCCCGGAGTGGTTTTCAGGAAATCGGTGAACGAGCCGCTGCAGACGGGCATCAAGGCGATTGACTCCATGATACCCATAGGCAGGGGGCAGAGGGAACTAATTCTCGGCGACAGGCAGACGGGCAAAACCGCCATCGCCGTTGACACCATCATCAATCAGAAGGGCGGGGACGTTTACTGCATCTATGTCGCCATCGGGCAGAAAAAATCCAATGTGGCGCAGGTTGTGGACAAACTCAGGGAGCACGGCGCGATGGACTACACCACCGTTGTTACGGCCTCCGCCAGTGAGCAGGCGCCGTTTCAGTTTATCGCCCCGTATGCGGGCTGCGCGCTCGGGGAATACTTCAGGGACGGCGGCAAGCACGCCCTTGTCATTTATGACGACCTCACAAAGCATGCGTGGGCGTACAGGCAGCTTTCGCTGCTGCTCAAACGCCCTCCGGGGCGCGAGGCGTATCCCGGCGATGTGTTCTACCTGCACTCGCGCCTTCTTGAGCGCGCCGCGAAACTGAGGGACGAGGACGGCGGCGGCTCGCTTACGGCGCTTCCGATAATTGAGACGCAGGCGGGGGATGTTTCCGCATACATACCGACCAACGTCATATCCATCACGGACGGGCAGATATACCTTGAGAGCAACCTCTTTTATTCGGGCGTGAGGCCCGCGATCAACGTGGGGCTTTCGGTCTCAAGGGTGGGCGGTTCGGCGCAGATAAAGGCGATGAAAAAGGTTGCCGGAACTTTGCGTCTTGAACTCGCCCAGTACCGCGAGGTTGAGGCGTTTTCCCAGTTCGCCTCCGACCTTGACAAGATCACCCGCGACCAGCTCGCGCGCGGAGAGCGGCTTGTGGAGATACTCAAGCAGGACCAGTTTGTTCCCCTGCCCGTGGAGAGGCAGGTGCTGTCCATATTCGCGATTACCGGCGGGTATCTGGACGAGCATCCGGTGTCTGCGGCGGCGGCGTACGAGAAGGAGCTTTTCACCTTCTTTGAAGCCAAGCACAAGGGGATTCTTGACGAAATACGGGACAAGAAAGAGATAACCGCCGATGTTGAGGAGCGGGTGAAAGCCGCGCTTGAGGAACTGAAATCGCGCACGGCCGATTTGGCGCAGAACTGA
- the atpG gene encoding ATP synthase F1 subunit gamma, with protein sequence MPSLKQINTKIASIKGTRRIMSAMKLIAAGKMQRTQAALKAHRVYVDAYTRVARGVLGSCGPDAHPLLSRPSGNGKTHLVFLTSDRGLCGNYNNVLIKGLDSFLADRGFGGDDVKLTFIGNKGKNFFGARGFELGSYYTGVSEKNCGEVADEISSLVSKEFAAGETGGAVLVHSAFISALSRETVFETLLPLEIEAGEEGGEPAPAVFEPSKRGILDGLIPEYLRMRVEKAILESLTSEHSARMTAMESATNNADELIRDLTLLFNKTRQAIITTELMDIVNGTEALREGGND encoded by the coding sequence ATGCCCAGCCTTAAACAGATAAACACCAAGATAGCGAGCATCAAGGGCACGCGGCGCATAATGAGCGCCATGAAACTGATAGCCGCGGGCAAGATGCAGAGGACGCAGGCCGCCCTCAAGGCGCACCGCGTTTATGTTGACGCCTACACGCGGGTGGCGCGCGGCGTGCTGGGCTCATGCGGGCCGGACGCCCATCCCCTTCTGTCCCGCCCCTCCGGAAACGGGAAGACGCACCTTGTGTTTCTGACCTCCGACAGGGGGCTTTGCGGCAACTACAACAACGTCCTCATCAAGGGGCTTGACTCTTTTCTTGCGGACAGGGGTTTTGGCGGGGACGATGTGAAACTCACCTTTATCGGAAACAAGGGAAAAAACTTCTTCGGAGCGCGCGGCTTTGAGCTGGGCTCCTACTACACCGGGGTGAGCGAGAAGAACTGCGGCGAGGTCGCGGACGAGATATCGTCTCTGGTTTCAAAGGAGTTTGCCGCCGGGGAGACCGGCGGGGCAGTCCTTGTCCACAGCGCGTTCATATCCGCGCTTTCAAGGGAGACGGTTTTTGAGACCCTGCTTCCCCTTGAGATTGAGGCCGGTGAAGAGGGCGGCGAGCCCGCGCCCGCGGTTTTTGAGCCGTCAAAACGGGGCATTCTGGACGGCCTGATACCCGAATATTTGAGGATGAGGGTTGAAAAGGCGATTCTTGAGTCGCTCACAAGCGAGCACTCGGCGCGCATGACCGCGATGGAGAGCGCGACAAACAATGCGGACGAACTGATACGCGACCTCACCCTGTTGTTTAACAAAACAAGGCAGGCAATAATAACGACTGAACTGATGGACATT